The following is a genomic window from Phaseolus vulgaris cultivar G19833 chromosome 6, P. vulgaris v2.0, whole genome shotgun sequence.
ATATTATATTCTTAagccatttcttctattgagtGCATATTAGCTATTGTATCAGTATGAATCTCATGGACATTTCATAAATCTTGAAATAATGTATCAACTTTTAATGTTGTCCAAGGTGGCCAAGATAGATGTCAAACAAGAAACACCTGTAGATCATGGGGAGATAATATGCTTCAGTATTTATTCAGGTCCAGAGGCTGATTTTGGAGGTGGAAAGTCATGTATTTGGGTAGATGTTCTTGATGGTGGAGGCAAAGAGATCTTTAATAAGTTTGCTGATTTTTTTCAAGATTCATCCATAAAAAAGGTAACCTTCTCTTACTGGACCCTTTTTTGCTTTAAATCCTATCACTCCTCTTGATGTGCACCTTTTAAGGCCTGTTTTGGCTTATATTTTACAAAAGTTGATTTTTGAAGAattgatattaaataaatttgatttgtgTTTGggaataatattatataagttTAGAATAATTGATTTTGTTTGGTAGAGTAGAATCTCTTTTGAAGTGTAAATgcaggatttttttttaaaagtttgatAGGTTAAACAACTAGAATTAATTCTATTTGatgaaaaagtaaaaacatTTCACTTTCAAAGTCATTTATTCTTACCCTATTAACAAGGGATgctgaaatgttttttttttctgaaattcaaAGCAGTAGCTTACTAGCTTCCAAAAAAAGCTTTAAAAGaatatttcatataaattagattttaaaaagGTTATCCAAGTGCATAATTCTAGCTTCATAAACTAAAGATGGCTTTATATTACTTTTGGGTTTGTGACATGggattcaaaataaattttgaagtaATCAATTCGTTGGTGCATTCTGTAGGTCTGGCATAACTATAGCTTTGACTGTCATGTTATACAAAACTATGGATTTAAGGTTTCTGGATTTCATGCCGATACAATGCACATGGCACGGTTGTGGGATTCATCCAGGCGCTGGGTTGGTGGTTATTCTCTTGAAGGACTTACAGGTGACAGAGAGGTAATGTGTAGGGCTAAACTGGACCATGAAAAGGATTTGATTGGTAAGGTGTCCATGACAACTATATTTGGCCAGAAAAAGGTGAAGGTAGATGGATCTGAGGGTAAAATGACTACCATTGCTCCTGTTGATGTGCTGCAGAGAGATGAACGAATACCTTGGATATGTTACTCTGTCTTAGATGCTAGAAGCACTCTAAAGCTTTATGAGAGCCTAAAAAGTCATCTTACAAACATGCCTTGGAATCTTGATGGAGTAcctgttttacacaaaaacatgTATGATTTCTACCAGGAATATTTGCAGCCATTTGGTGAGCTTCTAGTCAAAATGGAATCAGAGGGAATGTTAGTTGATCGGTTATATCTTAAAGGCATAGAAGATGTGGCCAAAGTCGAGCAAGAGGCAGCTGTTAATAGATTCCGAAAATGGGCATCGAGATATTGTCCTGATGCCAAGTATATGAATGTTGGAAGTGATGCACAATTACGTGTACTGCTCTTTGGTGGCACCATTAACAGGTGCTCATCATTTAAATCTTGTGTGGAGCATGTTTCTACCTTAACACATTGATAATTTTGAAGTTGAAATTGATACCTCACAATCTTTTCTTTGGTGAATGATATCATGCAATCTGAACTATACTGAAACATGCTTTGTAAAAGTACTAGACATATTCATTATGTTGATATCGTTATAGTTTATCATTTTCTCGTGCTACATTATTCATTACAGAAAAAACCCTGATGAGGCAATTCCAACTGAGCGGATTTTCAAAATTCCCAATGTTGATAAAGTGATTGCAGAAGGCAAGAAAGCTCCCACAAAATTTTGTGATATTAAGTTGAATAGCATTGGATACAACCTGAATGTAGAGATGTACACACCAAGTGGTTGGCCGTCAGTTAGTGGTGATGCTTTAAAAGTCCTGGCTGGCAAAGTTTCTGCTGAATATGACTTCAATGAGGCTTGTGATGTGGATCTTGATGTTGAAGATGGAAATCCTTCTCAAAGTGAAGTTTTACCCAAAGAAATAGACAAATCTGCTTACGGAACAGCTTTTTCCTGTTTTCCTACAGAGGAAGAGGGTAGAGAGGCTTGCCATGCCATTGCTGCTTTATGTGAAGTCTGTTCAATCGATTCTTTGATCTCTAACTTCATCCTTCCCCTGCAGGTAATAttcctttttaaattttttattttgaatatccCTTGTCTGGTGTGGTTATTGATTTTGATGTTACCCTATAAACTTTGCTTACCCAGGCATCAATGTATTGATACTGCAATATAAATAGTGCGCTAGTTTTTGTTTATGTATGCTAGAGCAAGAGAGAGGATGAGATTTGCGATTACTTGATTAATCCAATGCTTGCATTAACTTAAAGGGGGTTGTTGGTATATTATAGATTGTGTATGTATTCAAGTTTGTTGGTTATGTATGTATACTCTATGTTATATTAATCTGTTCTCAATGGCAGGGGCACAACATATCAGGAAAGGATGATCGAATTCATTGTTCCATAAATATCAACACGGAGACTGGACGCCTGtcagcaagaaggccaaatctGCAGGTTCTGATAACTTTTGAGACTTAGCTGTTTGTTTACTTGAAATTTTTAAATGCCATTTTTTTTCAATACTTcatctatgtatttatttatttattgatgatGGTAGTTCTATCTTTTTATGTTTATAAGTTATGAAGTCATTTATGTGGCTTCACTTAATAATACGTGCATTTAGGAGAAATGGTCCTTGATATGATATAAAAGCCTCTATGACGAAGTAGTTAGGAGGAGTTTGATTAATTCTTCAAACAATGTTATTTTTAAGCAAGGTACATGGTTGACCTCTGCATTGTCCATGCTTCAGGCTCAATGGACGTAGTATGACAAGCCAAGTTCAATATATATCCTCACCTAATAGTTTAAGCTTTTAGAACAGTTGGTTCTTGACAATGCTAAATTCTTAGTGTAGCAATAGAACAGCTCATTATTGGCAAAAGACTAAACAGCTATCTATCACGATTGATATGAAATAAATGTTAATCTAAGCctattattttagataaaaatatgTGCCAAAGTTTTCCTGTTTGCTGTAAGTTTAGTTCATGAACTCTCTCATTTTAGTAAAAGTTCTTTTATCCTTCCTACGGACTGTATATTATCTTGTTTTTTCTGTATTTTGTTATGAATAAATTATTCCAAAGCTTAACCTATTTGGTGAAAATACATAAATGTTCTTATTATACATGTGCTCTCTCGGACAAGTCCCATTTGGGCTTGAAGTATGAAAAATGCACAAGCCTACCTGTGCTGAAATTCAACATTTTTGTTAGAAGAATGGGAGTGCCAGGGATCCAACTCTAGACCACTTGGTCATTGAGGCCCTAATACCATGTCATGATTCATCTCAAAAGTTTAAACTGTCAGGTTAAGATATGAGTTGTTTTATACACTaacaatatttttgaaaaagaaaaggcaaCTAAGTAAACTCATTTTTCATGTACATTAACCACTTACAATGAATTATGAAtctaattgatttttaatttgaacTTTGAAATTATAGTATGGGTATTGCATACTGTAGATAAATCtttggattttaaattttttttatttaatctaaCATATATAATTCATAAACTAGAACCAACCTGCTTTGGAAAAGGACCGTTACAAAATCCGTCAAGCATTCATAGCCGCTCCAGGGAATTCTCTTATAGTTGCTGATTATGGACAGGTTAGGTATTTACTTATCTAATTGAACTAGTTACAAGAAATTTCCTTCTGTTGACGGAGTTGCATATGGTTGCAGTTGGAGCTTAGGATTCTTGCACATCTTGCTAACTGTAAGAGCATGTTGGAAGCCTTTGAAGCTGGTGGAGATTTTCATTCGAGAACTGCAATGAATATGTACCCATATATTCGTGAAGCAGTTGAGAGAAAGGAAGTGCTTCTTGAGTGGCATCCTCAGCCTGGTGAAGACAAACCCCCAGTTCCTCTCCTGAAGGTAAATTGTCTTTGGATCTATTTAAAGTGGACCATAAGCACTAATAGCCTTGCTGTTAGATAcccaaaaatattttgttagttTGGTATATCTCATTATGTTGTAGCTCATTGTATGTCAGTAATGAACACATGATACAATTAAGACATGTTAAATTTAAAGGctattttctttcttcatttatGATAGGACTCCTAGACATCAACAAGATGTTTATGGGCCTAATATATGGCAAGTCTTCACTAGGAGAAAGGGAGTGCAGTCCAGTAGTGAAGAGAATGAGAAAGAGAGTGGGGCCCAGTAGTGGGGGGAATGAGAAAGAGAATGGGGCCCAGTAGTGGAAGGAATTACAAAACCAGTTTGTACAGTACGGACTGTCCAAGCCTTTTAAATGCTCTACTTAAGCCACATCTCTTGTAGATGTAGGGCTAAATCACCACCTGTGAGGCTGAATTAAGGTAGCCCCTGAAGAGGCCCATCAAAGGCACCcctaaatcaatttaaaaataattgcaTGGTGTTTCATTAAGCATGGTTAAATATCGTAATGGATGGATCAGGTACAAAAGTGAATCCCTCCCTCCCAAAAGGGAAAGAAAACAGTTTCCATGTATTGGCTGCCACCTTGTGTAGCAGTTATCAAGAAAATTTATGGATGAGATTAGGGAAATAAATTCTCTCATAtcacaatattattaataatgttttgcTTTATGTTAACCCAAGTAGACAAATTATTGGAGATCTACATGGACTAAAAATATGactaaattatagtatataagcaGATGCAAAATTCATCTTATAAGTTGATTTTGTGGggttgagttaagtttaaagtccactttctaaGAGGgacattttaaatattagagCAAAACCCAGAATTCAGGAATTTATGCAAAGAGAGAGCAGCTACTGCTTGTACTGTTGTGAGGGAAATCATCCGACATTGGGCACATGTGTTTGTGGTCTATATATTGTGGGGTTCCAAACAGTTACACCGAAAAATTCATCAGAGTTTGGGGATGTCTGAGAtgtatttaataattaagaTTTGAGGTTTAGTTAAGCTTCTTGTAGCCAGCTCCAGTTCTATAAACTTATAGAACACAGGCATGATACATAGTAAATTTGGAATCAagatttaaacaaaaatataatcatCTTCTCATTGGTTGATCTTAAAATAGCGTACCATTTATCTATTTTTGacatttctttttcatttcagGATGCCTTTGCTTCTGAAAGAAGAAAAGCCAAAATGCTTAACTTCTCAATTGCGTATGGAAAGACTCCAGTTGGGCTATCAAAGGATTGGAAGGTACCTTGAATTTTGTAGCTTATTATGAAGGGCTTAAATAGTTTACAAGTCCTCTTCATTATTGATTTAGTTGTCCGAAGAAggttacatatatttttttctcaggTTTCTGTGAAAGAGGCTAGGAGAACAGTTGACCTTTGGTACAATGACAGAAAAGAAGTGCTGAAATGGCAAGAAGAACGTAAAAAAGAAGCTTGTGAATTCCAACGGGTTCACACATTGTTAGGGCGAGCCCGGAGGTTTCCGAAGATAGACCCAGATCACAGCTACCATAAAGGTCATATTGAGCGAGCTGCTATTAATACACCAGTCCAGGTCCTTGATCTTTCAAATACTTTTATACAATAGCCTGCCATACTCCCTTTCTGTCTCAATTTTGATGGTTACTTATAGTAGATGTATAATGTACCAATTCGCTTATAGCAGTTCTACCATCTAAAAAAGGTGACTTGTTCTTGCTATAGTGGGTTCACCATATAATCGGTTACATTCAGATCTCTTGGAAACTTTTTCCCTCTAAGAACAACAGTGAGCGGTGAGAAAATGGGTCACATTAGGCTTGTGAAAACATCACAAATCAAAGTTTATATTAAAATGATAATTCATATAAAGctgtgaataaaattatattggaGGCTAATtgcattgttcttaatttcctATCGATTTAGAGAAGTACACAGATTGCATTAGTCTTGTCAGCTGTTACTCTAGTATATTAAAGCAAAAATTTccatgtataaaataaaataataaacaatattcTCACCAGACATGCCATTGGTGTGAGTGTGTGTGTGGAGTTCCACAGAGTGGCTTCTCCTCTAAATGTAAGCCTCCATGTTAATAAACAGTTTCGGAGAGTAATTGATGGTGTTTTTCTATTGGCAACagatttatattattcttcCTTCAATCCATAAAGTTTTTTATCCATATCCACCTTCATGCCTTTTTTTCTGGCTCTTCTGATTTGTCAAATATTACAGGGTAGTGCAGCAGATGTTGCTATGTGTGCCATGTTACAAATATCCAAAAATAAGAAGTTGAAGGAGCTTGGATGGAAGTTACTTCTACAGGTTAATATTTATGTCTAGAATTTTCTGCTTTTTTTTGTGTTCACTTTTTGTCAAGTTTCATTCAAGTATATTCACACAGGTTTgatttcaataatatatttattcactTTTTGAGAGAATAGGGCATGGACAAGTATCAGAGAAATTAAAGAATCATTAACTGTGGAATATAATTTCTATTGATCCGTGAAAAAAGTGATTGTTTGTGTTACTGTTGGATGAGGAAACTGATATATTTATTGAAAGATAACTACGGCTTTTATAAagcctttacaaaacagaaatCACAAAATTAACTCCTACAAAACAGCCACTTTAAACAAACAGAAAACTATTGTCTATTAACTAGCCACAACGTTACAGACCAAGTCATACTGCCTATTAATCAGCTATAACGTTACAAACCAAGTCAGAAACTCCAACAAATTCCTCCCCGTAAACTGAAGTATGCTGAAACAACATCAGTTTACTCAAGTCGTCGAACTCCAAGCATGCTTCTGAATTTCACAAATTGATCTAGCTTAATTTGTTTAGTCATTATGTCTGCTACTTGATCTTCAGTTCCACAAAACACTAACCTCATAGTCCCATTAGTTGACAAATTACGCAAGTAATGGTACCTGACatcaatatgttttgtccttcGATGCATAACTGGATTCTTGGACAATTTTATTGCTGAACTATTGTCACACATGATATCGATACACTTGCTGCTTAGAACACCCAACTCCTTCAGAATTCCTGTAAGCCAAACTCCATGACATGCACTTGCAGTGGCAGCCACATTTTCAGCTTCTGTAGATGATAGTGTTACAATTCCCTGCTTCCTTGAACTCCAACATATTGCTGCtccatttaaaaagaaaacatagCCTGAAGTGCTCTTCCTGTCGTCGCGCATAATCACTGTTTGTGTATCCCAACAGATTTACATCCTTACTCCATTTGTAATAAACTCCAACATCTAATGTACCTTTTAAATATCTCAGTACCCTTTTAGCAATCAGCATATGTTCTTCTTTGGGATCAACCATATAACGAGAAATCAAACAAACCACAAACATTCAATCGGAACGAGTTACCGTGAGGTACATTAAGCATCCTACTAGTTGTTTGTACAATGTTGCATCGACACTTTTATCGCCTGACTTTGACAAGAAGGTGCCAGGGACTATCAAATTCTTTACTGCATTACAATTCGACATATTGAACCTTTAGCATACTTCTTTTGGCACAAATGAATTCCTCCTTCGTTTTGATAAACCTCAATATGTCGAATTGTAATGCAGTAAAGAATCTGATAGTCCCTAACACCTTCTTGTCAAAGTCAGGCGGTAAAAGTGTCGATGCAACATTGTACAAACAACTAGTAGGATGCTTAATGTACCTCACGGTAACTCGTCTCGATTTAATGTTTGTGGTTTGTTTGATTTCTCATTATATGGCTGATCCCAAAGAAGAACATATGCTGATTGCTAAAAGGGTACTGAGATATTTAAAAGGTACATTAGATGTTGGAGTTTATTACAAACGGAGTAAGGATGTAAATCTGTTGGGATACACGGACAATGATTATGCGCGAGATATTGATGACAGGAAGAGCACTTCAAGctatgttttctttttaaatggaGCAGCAATATGTTGGAGTTCAAGGAAGCAGGGAATTGTAACACTATCATCTACAAAAGCTGAAAATGTGGCTGCCAGTGCATGTCATGGAGTTTGGCTTACGGGAATTCCGAAGGAGCTGGGTGTTCTAAGCAAGCGAGTGTGAAAGTAGTTCAACAATAAAATTGTCCAAGAATCCAGTTATGCATCgaaggacaaaacatattgatGTCAGGTATCATTACTTGCGTAATTTGTCAACTAATGGGATTGTGAGGTTAGTGTTTTGTGGAACTGAAGATCAAGTAGCAGACATAATGACTAAACCAATTAAGCTAGATCAATTAGTGAAATTCAGAAGCATGCTTGGAGTTCGACGACTTGAGTAAACAGATGCTTGGTCTGTAACGTTATAGCTGATTAATAGGCAGTATGACTTGGTCTGTAACGTTGTGGCTAGTTAATAGGCAGTAGTTTTCTGTTTGTTTAAAGTGGCTGTTTTGTAGGAGTTAATTTTGTGatttctgttttgtaaaggctTTATAAAAGCTGTATTACCAAAGCAAGCTCTTTGATACTTAACTACTCAATTGCATTAAAATTCATTATTCCAATCTTTGAATG
Proteins encoded in this region:
- the LOC137831183 gene encoding DNA polymerase I A, chloroplastic/mitochondrial; the encoded protein is MGVSSQTTPLYCPSCSRHFRTALSSLSLLAPSQSPHPRRKIQSILIANNILRHSALSFRKGYSCLKRTPFGLNKFKDVEYSYKSPVNISVKKFSHMSYGMLEERRNEEELARFPTTPAMQYWVEERNKLSTRKMEIQSQNKFRIASNAATSTGQKQAVSWNTKHTNVQQELDEPALPSVKHSKLNNSKGLIDTKRVDSLLKVPPSEIHKEKVDRVKDNFYLDTTAKDEANATSVKKARSSEQLKLRGRLCSIYEDILVVNNISLAEKVAKMLTVNYRHFIHACDTEVAKIDVKQETPVDHGEIICFSIYSGPEADFGGGKSCIWVDVLDGGGKEIFNKFADFFQDSSIKKVWHNYSFDCHVIQNYGFKVSGFHADTMHMARLWDSSRRWVGGYSLEGLTGDREVMCRAKLDHEKDLIGKVSMTTIFGQKKVKVDGSEGKMTTIAPVDVLQRDERIPWICYSVLDARSTLKLYESLKSHLTNMPWNLDGVPVLHKNMYDFYQEYLQPFGELLVKMESEGMLVDRLYLKGIEDVAKVEQEAAVNRFRKWASRYCPDAKYMNVGSDAQLRVLLFGGTINRKNPDEAIPTERIFKIPNVDKVIAEGKKAPTKFCDIKLNSIGYNLNVEMYTPSGWPSVSGDALKVLAGKVSAEYDFNEACDVDLDVEDGNPSQSEVLPKEIDKSAYGTAFSCFPTEEEGREACHAIAALCEVCSIDSLISNFILPLQGHNISGKDDRIHCSININTETGRLSARRPNLQNQPALEKDRYKIRQAFIAAPGNSLIVADYGQLELRILAHLANCKSMLEAFEAGGDFHSRTAMNMYPYIREAVERKEVLLEWHPQPGEDKPPVPLLKDAFASERRKAKMLNFSIAYGKTPVGLSKDWKVSVKEARRTVDLWYNDRKEVLKWQEERKKEACEFQRVHTLLGRARRFPKIDPDHSYHKGHIERAAINTPVQGSAADVAMCAMLQISKNKKLKELGWKLLLQVHDEVILEGPTESAEVAKAIVVECMEKPFNGENFLKVGLSVDAKCAKNWYAAK